The Dreissena polymorpha isolate Duluth1 chromosome 10, UMN_Dpol_1.0, whole genome shotgun sequence genome includes a region encoding these proteins:
- the LOC127848177 gene encoding uncharacterized protein LOC127848177 produces the protein MINIKMKVVAVFFVACIAIAVGSDVVIYDSTSQPKCTLVGPRTRRNDCRWHAGLDMADQIIEGGRIIAYKIQWFAGGWSDWFVPGLNDLDIKFNILASPCTPPVKAKSLRRWWSYFYDHNHQFIICKPN, from the exons ATGAtcaacatcaaaatgaaggttgTTGCAGTGTTTTTCGTTGCTTGCATAGCCATCGCTGTGGGATCTGATGTTGTGATTTACGACTCGACCTCTCAG CCTAAATGCACGCTGGTTGGACCACGTACAAGGAGAAACGACTGTCGCTGGCATGCAGGTCTAGACATGGCGGACCAAATCATTGAGGGAGGTCGCATCATCGCTTACAAGATCCAGTGGTTTGCCGGAGGGTGGTCTGACTGGTTCGTTCCTGGCTTGAACGACCTTGACATTAAGTTCAACATTCTCGCCTCGCCTTGCACCCCTCCAGTCAAGGCCAAATCGCTGAGAAGATGGTGGTCATATTTCTACGACCACAATCACCAGTTCATCATTTGTAAGCCGAATTAA
- the LOC127848178 gene encoding uncharacterized protein LOC127848178 encodes MKVLAVFFVSCVAIAVGSDLVIYDSTSQPKCTLVGPRTRRNDCRWHAGLDMADQIIEGGRIIAYKIQWFNGNWSGWFVPGLNDLDIKFNIYASPCTPPVKAKSLRRWWSYFYDHNHQFIICTPN; translated from the exons atgaaggttcTTGCTGTGTTTTTCGTTTCTTGCGTAGCCATCGCTGTGGGATCTGATCTTGTGATTTACGACTCGACATCTCAG CCTAAATGCACGCTGGTTGGACCACGTACAAGGAGAAACGATTGTCGCTGGCATGCAGGTCTAGACATGGCGGACCAAATCATTGAGGGAGGTCGCATCATTGCGTACAAGATCCAGTGGTTTAATGGAAACTGGTCTGGATGGTTCGTTCCTGGCTTGAACGACCTTGACATTAAGTTCAACATCTACGCCTCCCCATGCACCCCTCCAGTCAAGGCAAAATCGTTGAGAAGATGGTGGTCCTATTTCTACGACCACAATCACCAGTTCATCATTTGTACGCCGAATTAA